The sequence ATGTAATTCTTTCGATGGTTTCTTTCGCAACTCCTGTAATTTTGGAAACTCTTTCTGGACTATAATCTTTTGTGATGTTTTCCAAAGCTTTGAGATCTTCATTTCGAATCAATTGGTTTGGTTTGATGAGTTGTTTTTCAAAAAGGAAATGAAGGACAGCAAGTAAAAAGTATGCATCTGTTCCTGGTTTGATAAACAGATGTTCGTTTGCATGGGCCGCTGTTTCTGATTTTCTTGGATCAACGACGACATACTTCCCACCTCGATCCTGGATGGCTTTAAGCCTTTTTTTGACATCAGGAACACTCATTAAACTTCCGTTAGATGCAAATGGGTTTCCACCTAAAATTAAGAAAAAATCGGTATGGTCTATGTCTGGGATCGGCACCAAAAGTTGGTGTCCAAACATTAAATAAGAAAGTAATTGGTGGGGTAATTGGTCTACTGAAGTAGCAGAGAAGTTATTTTTTGTTTTGAGCCGACTAGCAAATCTTTGTCCGAGTAACATAGATCCATAATTATGAACCGTAGGATTTCCATTATAGATAGCAACTGAGTCGTCCCCAAACTCAGATTGAATTTTTACAATTTGATTGGCAATATCAGAAAGGGCATCTACCCAAGACACAGATTCCCAACCTGACTTAGTTCGTTTGAGTGGGAGTTTGATCCGATCAGGATCTTCGTATAAACTTTTTAGTTCGGGACCTTTGGGACAAATATGGCCACGACTGAATTTGTCATCTGGATCTCCCTTAAAACCTTGGATAGAACCATCTTTCAATTCGATCTGAAGTCCACACATTGCCTCACATAAACTGCAAGACCGGTAATGAATTTGATGCATAACTCTCTCCTAAGACGGAGATTTTAAGAGAGAGTTTTTGAAGATACAAGTTTAAAATGGATCGTGTTTCGATAAAATCGATCCATTTTTGTATTAGGTAGCAGTGGCCAAAGAGGTTTCTTTTTCACCCGAAGGTAATATTTTACTCAGTTCATCGCCTACTTCTTTTTCTTCTTCAGTGGAAAATCGAACCAGCAAAGTAAAAAAAGCAGCTACAGTGACAGTGACTCCAATGATGAGTAAAGCACTTTGGTAACTAAGATCTCCTCTAAATAAAAATCCGGCAGAGACAGCACCAGCATTTCCACCAGCACCAACAATTCCCGATACAGCACCGATTGCTTTTTTATTCACAAAAGGGACTACAGAGAACGTGGCTCCTTCTGACATCTGCACAAACAAACTAAAGACGATCATAGATGAAATGGCAGGAATCAGTGAACTCATTTGCGAAAATAAAATCAAACAGAGTCCTTCTCCAGCTAAAACAGCTGATAACCAAACAACTCTTCCACGAAGACCCCACTTAATTCCAAATTTATCACCAAAGGCACCACCAAGTGTTCTTGCAAACAAATTCATTAAACCAAAAAGGCCAGCAATAAGTCCTGCAGTTGTTGGAGACAACTGAAACTGATCTACATAGTACAAAGCTGCGATATTGTTGATAGTAAGTTCAATACCAAAACAAGCTCCATAAGCAAGAAACAACAACCAAACTCTAGGATCTTTGATGACTAATAAAAAGTTGCTAAGTGAATTTTTCTTTCCACCTTGAAAAGTGGGATAAGTTTCTTTGATATCTTTAAAGTTTCCACCGGGAGTGTCTTGTGTTCCAAAATAATAAATGATACCCATAAAAAATAGGGCAGCACCAGGAACCACCATCGCAAGTCTCCAGGAAACCCCAGTAGTAAAACCAAAAGCGACAAAAAATCCAAAAAGGATTGGCATCACCATTTGAGTCACACCACCACCTAAGTTTCCCCAACCTGCCGTTGTAGCATTCGCCGTCCCAATGATATTCGGTGCAAACATAACAGATGTATGGTATTGGGTAATGACAAAAGATGCTCCAATGGCTCCAATTGCCAATCGTAACAACAAAAAAGAAAGATAACTATCGGCAAGGCCAATACACATGACGGGAATAGATCCCAAAGTTAAAAGAATAGTATATGCAATCCGTGGTCCAATTTTGTCACACAACCAACCAATGAACAATCGCATAAAGATTGTTATGGCTACAGAAGCGATGATGATATTACCAACCTGGGCCTTTGTTAATGATAGTTCTTCTCTAACATAAACCATAAGTGGGGCAATTCCAAACCATCCAAAAAAACATAGGAAGAATGCAATCCAAGTTAGGTGGAATGTCCGCATTTGCGGTGTCGCCAGGCTGAATAAATCGATTTTAGTTGCTTTCGCATGAGGTGTAATTGTCACGGGAAGGTTACTCCTTTTGCTACAAAACAGTGCAAAAAGCGTACCACAGCACGAAATGACTTAAAATGGGCTAAAACGCTCTAAAAATGAACTTTACGCTTATGGTTTTCCCTGATGTAGAATATGTACTACAATCAGGCAATATTTTGACTAAAAACCCAAAGATCTGTGTACAGAATGTACAAATGAAGGAGGGGATTATGGTGATTACCAAGGTAAAAATTCGATGAAATTTTCTTTTTGGATTTCTGAGAGATCGTTTGGAAAAATAGCAAGTCCATCAGAGAAAATCCCAGCACGGATGTCTCCGCTTCCATTAAAAGCAACGGGTGTAAGATAGGTTTTGTCGGTGGTTTCCAGTTTAACGGGAAAAAATTCCGTAAGAGAACCTTTCTTTTGTTTGGTGGTAGAGAGGGGAAGTTTGTAAACGGGATGGATGGGTAATCCGAATGATTGCCGTAAATAAGGTTCTAAAAAAATACGAGAACAGGTTTGTACACTGAATGGGTTCCCTGGCATTCCAAAAACAATGGTACCATTTCGTTTTCCAAACCAAATTGGTTTTCCAGGTTTGATCGCCGTTTTATGAAAAATGAGTTCGACACCTAGCTTCTGTAATATGGAAGGAACTAAATCCATATTACCCATCGACACTCCACCAGAAAGAATTAAGATATCACCTTCTAATCCTTGTTTTATGGAATCTGTCATTTTTGATTCTATATCTGGGACATGGGTGATGGATTTTGGTTGGATTTTGAATTTGGATAAAAAAGTACTAATGGTGAAAGAATTAGAGTCTCTGATTTGGTAAGGAAGCGGTGTTTGGTGAACAGGGACCACTTCGTTTCCTGTAGAAATGATGTGGACTTTGGGTGATTGGACAACTGGAACTTTTTCTTTTCCTATGCTCGCGAGTAGAGAGATTTCTGATGTTCCAATTTGGATACCTTTTGGCAAAACCAATTGGTCTGTTTTTACATCTTCACCTTGTTTGGCGATATTATTCCAGGGTTTGACTTCTTGAATCGTAAAAGAAACTTGTTTTTTGTTGTTTGATTCGTTTAGAATACAGTCTTCTATTTTAATCACAACATCAAAGCCATCTGGTACAGGAGCACCTGTCATAATCCGAACGGCTTCATCACCTGGTTCTAATTGGATATTTGTTCCTGCAGGTAGTTCTTTTTCATAAACATAGGTTTTGTTTGGAGAAAAATTTCCTGAAAAAATTGTAAATCCATCCATCGCCGAACGGTGAAAAGGTGGATAATCTCTGTCCGCCACGACTGGTTCCGCAAGGACTCGACCAAAAGACTGCTCTAATGGAATGAGTTCTGTAGGAAAAATCTTTGTTTCTAAAAGAATTTTACTAAGAGCTTCCTTATAAGAGATCAATGTCCTTCACCTCTCATCATTTTTTTTGCATGAAAGATGGCAGGCAAAATCGCAGTCATACTCTCTTTTGCCCCATTGCTGCTTCCTGGAACTGCTACGATGAGTGATTTTCCAATCCTTCCCGCAAGAGAACGTGATAACATTGCGAAAGGAGTTCTATCTTGCCCAAAGGAGCGCATTACTTCCGCAATACCTGGTATCTCCTGTTCTAACATTTGTTTTATGGTGTCGGTGGTATTGTCTCTGGGACCAAGGCCTGTCCCTCCCGTTGTAACTATTAAGTCAATTTTTTCTGCACTCCAAGTGGAGATTACTTTTTGAATTTCTGTTGGTTCGTCAGGTACAATTTGTATTTCTAAAACTTCTACACCTTCAGCTTTGAGAAGTTCTGCGATTACCTTTCCCGATCCGTCTTCTTTTTTACCGGCAAAACAGGAATCGGAACAAACCAAAATCTTTGCATTGGATCCACTTGCAAATTTTGAAATTTGTGAATCTGTTTTCCCCCCTTTTTTTTCTAAAAGTTTGACTGAAGAGATTTCAATTTCTTTATCGATTGGTTTTAATAGATCATAAATCACAAGGGCCGCCACAGTAACACCTGTAAGGGCTTCCATTTCAATTCCTGTTTTGCCAATAGACTTTGCTTGTGTTTGGATTCGGATGGCATTTTTTGATTCTAAAATTTCGAATGAAATGGAAAAAGAATCAATCGGAACTGGATGACAATGAGGAATTAACTCAGCTGTTTTTTTAGATCCAAGCAGGGCAGCAGCTTTGGCTACACCAAAGAGATCTCCTTTGGGTAGATTGTTTGCCTTAACCCTTTCGATAGTGTTGGGATGACAATAGACGTATCCCTCGGCTTCCGCATACCGAAGTGTGGTTCTTTTTCCAGTGATATCATTCATTCCTATCCCTTATAGGGATGTGAGAATGGAAGAATAGTCATTTTTCAAAATTTCCATCTCTCTATAAAATCTGACAATCTCTCCGATCACAAGAATGGCAGGGGATTTAACTTGGTTTTCTAGAATGATAGACTGGATTGAATCTAAATTCCCTGTAAAAACACGTTCCGTATCTAAGGTTGCATTTTGGATGACCGCGATTTGAGTTTCCCTGGAATTCCCTGCATCCAAAAGTTCTGATACAATGAGATCGATTGAATTAAGCCCCATATAGACAATGATCGTTTTACCAACACAGTTTATGTTTTTAAAAGCATCTGAGTTAACACCGTCTTTTTTGTGTCCTGATAAAAACAAAATTTCTCTCGCATAATCTCTATGGGTCAGCGGGAAGCCCAAGGAAGAAGCCACACCAGAAGCCGTTGTGATTCCGGCAATAATCTCACAAGAAATTCCTTCGGAAAGTAGGGATGCGTATTCTTCACCAACTCTTCCGAATATTGATGGATCACCGCCTTTTAATCTAACTACAGTTTTATATTCATTGGCGGCTTGGATGAGTTTAGAATTGATTTCGTCTTGTAAACAACTATGGATGCCTAATCTTTTTCCAACATAAACCATTTGGATTTTTTTTCGACAAACACCTAAAATTCTAGGAGAAACCAAATCATCATAAAAAACAATATCCGCCTTGCGTAATGTTTTGAATGCTTTGACAGTCAAAAGATCTGGATCTCCTGGTCCTGCTCCCACTAAATACACTTTACCTTTGGCTGTTATGTTGTTGAAGGAATCCATATAGTTACCAATTAAACATTGTTATCTGAAGATGAATCAATTTCTAGATAAACAGAACCATTTTCAACTATCACTGGATAAACATTGACTTTGTAGTTTTCTCCACTCAGGCAATCTCCACTAGTGAGTGAAAAATTTCTTTTATGAAGTGGGCAAACTACTTTTGGCTCTCCATTGTTGTCTCCCAAAAATCCGCGAGACAATACCATATCACCTGTATGTGGACAGGCGTTATCGCAAGCATACCATTCATTTCGAGATTCAAAATAGAATATGGCAATTTGTTTTTCTCCCACTTTTGCAGAGACTCCACCTTCTTT comes from Leptospira mtsangambouensis and encodes:
- a CDS encoding MFS transporter encodes the protein MTITPHAKATKIDLFSLATPQMRTFHLTWIAFFLCFFGWFGIAPLMVYVREELSLTKAQVGNIIIASVAITIFMRLFIGWLCDKIGPRIAYTILLTLGSIPVMCIGLADSYLSFLLLRLAIGAIGASFVITQYHTSVMFAPNIIGTANATTAGWGNLGGGVTQMVMPILFGFFVAFGFTTGVSWRLAMVVPGAALFFMGIIYYFGTQDTPGGNFKDIKETYPTFQGGKKNSLSNFLLVIKDPRVWLLFLAYGACFGIELTINNIAALYYVDQFQLSPTTAGLIAGLFGLMNLFARTLGGAFGDKFGIKWGLRGRVVWLSAVLAGEGLCLILFSQMSSLIPAISSMIVFSLFVQMSEGATFSVVPFVNKKAIGAVSGIVGAGGNAGAVSAGFLFRGDLSYQSALLIIGVTVTVAAFFTLLVRFSTEEEKEVGDELSKILPSGEKETSLATAT
- a CDS encoding molybdopterin molybdotransferase MoeA gives rise to the protein MISYKEALSKILLETKIFPTELIPLEQSFGRVLAEPVVADRDYPPFHRSAMDGFTIFSGNFSPNKTYVYEKELPAGTNIQLEPGDEAVRIMTGAPVPDGFDVVIKIEDCILNESNNKKQVSFTIQEVKPWNNIAKQGEDVKTDQLVLPKGIQIGTSEISLLASIGKEKVPVVQSPKVHIISTGNEVVPVHQTPLPYQIRDSNSFTISTFLSKFKIQPKSITHVPDIESKMTDSIKQGLEGDILILSGGVSMGNMDLVPSILQKLGVELIFHKTAIKPGKPIWFGKRNGTIVFGMPGNPFSVQTCSRIFLEPYLRQSFGLPIHPVYKLPLSTTKQKKGSLTEFFPVKLETTDKTYLTPVAFNGSGDIRAGIFSDGLAIFPNDLSEIQKENFIEFLPW
- the moaCB gene encoding bifunctional molybdenum cofactor biosynthesis protein MoaC/MoaB — encoded protein: MNDITGKRTTLRYAEAEGYVYCHPNTIERVKANNLPKGDLFGVAKAAALLGSKKTAELIPHCHPVPIDSFSISFEILESKNAIRIQTQAKSIGKTGIEMEALTGVTVAALVIYDLLKPIDKEIEISSVKLLEKKGGKTDSQISKFASGSNAKILVCSDSCFAGKKEDGSGKVIAELLKAEGVEVLEIQIVPDEPTEIQKVISTWSAEKIDLIVTTGGTGLGPRDNTTDTIKQMLEQEIPGIAEVMRSFGQDRTPFAMLSRSLAGRIGKSLIVAVPGSSNGAKESMTAILPAIFHAKKMMRGEGH
- the cobA gene encoding uroporphyrinogen-III C-methyltransferase gives rise to the protein MDSFNNITAKGKVYLVGAGPGDPDLLTVKAFKTLRKADIVFYDDLVSPRILGVCRKKIQMVYVGKRLGIHSCLQDEINSKLIQAANEYKTVVRLKGGDPSIFGRVGEEYASLLSEGISCEIIAGITTASGVASSLGFPLTHRDYAREILFLSGHKKDGVNSDAFKNINCVGKTIIVYMGLNSIDLIVSELLDAGNSRETQIAVIQNATLDTERVFTGNLDSIQSIILENQVKSPAILVIGEIVRFYREMEILKNDYSSILTSL
- the nirD gene encoding nitrite reductase small subunit NirD, yielding MGTSIKNKERVLIGPVSDFEKEGGVSAKVGEKQIAIFYFESRNEWYACDNACPHTGDMVLSRGFLGDNNGEPKVVCPLHKRNFSLTSGDCLSGENYKVNVYPVIVENGSVYLEIDSSSDNNV